Proteins encoded within one genomic window of Bacteroidota bacterium:
- the hisD gene encoding histidinol dehydrogenase produces the protein MQIIKYPKRNEWAELLRRPSMDSSALENSIQTILNDVKENGNSALQKYSRQFDKVDFDPNPLSFGEGWGEAISKELKSAIQLAKRNIEKFHLAQKEKVIVIETVKGVKCWRKSVAIENVGLYIPGGSAPLFSSILMLGIPARIAGCKEIILCTPSADDTILYVAKLVGIKKVFKAGGAQAIGAMAYGTETIPKVNKIFGPGNQYVTCAKQLIQKDGIAIDMPAGPSEVAVLADESCIPAFVASDLLSQAEHGADSQVILVSDSEKIIQGVQKEISLQLEKLPRKEIAMKALQNSKAILVKNKKEAIDLLNEYAPEHLIVSCKDADKLATKVINAGSVFIGNYSPESAGDYASGTNHTLPTNSYAKSYSGVSLDSFVKKITFQKLSKEGLKKIGKAVELMADAEGLNAHKNAVTIRLNKNV, from the coding sequence ATGCAAATAATTAAATACCCGAAACGAAATGAATGGGCGGAATTGCTGAGGCGTCCTTCAATGGATTCTTCTGCACTGGAAAATTCTATTCAGACTATTTTGAATGATGTGAAGGAGAATGGAAATTCAGCATTACAGAAATATTCCCGTCAATTTGATAAAGTAGATTTTGATCCCAACCCCCTCTCCTTCGGAGAGGGATGGGGTGAGGCCATTTCCAAAGAATTAAAATCTGCCATTCAGTTAGCAAAAAGAAACATTGAAAAATTTCACCTCGCACAAAAGGAAAAAGTAATAGTGATTGAAACGGTTAAAGGAGTAAAGTGCTGGAGGAAATCTGTTGCAATAGAAAATGTCGGGCTGTATATTCCCGGAGGAAGCGCACCCTTATTTTCTTCAATACTAATGCTCGGAATTCCTGCAAGAATTGCCGGATGTAAAGAAATTATTCTTTGTACTCCTTCCGCGGACGATACTATATTATATGTAGCAAAGCTGGTTGGCATTAAAAAAGTTTTCAAAGCAGGAGGAGCACAAGCGATTGGAGCGATGGCTTACGGAACAGAAACTATTCCGAAAGTGAATAAGATATTTGGTCCTGGAAATCAATACGTGACCTGTGCGAAACAATTAATACAGAAAGATGGCATCGCCATAGACATGCCTGCGGGTCCTTCCGAAGTTGCGGTGCTGGCGGATGAAAGTTGTATTCCTGCGTTTGTAGCTTCTGATTTACTTTCTCAGGCAGAGCATGGAGCGGACTCACAAGTGATTTTAGTTTCTGATTCTGAAAAAATAATTCAGGGAGTTCAAAAGGAAATATCGCTTCAATTAGAAAAACTTCCCAGAAAAGAAATTGCAATGAAGGCACTACAGAACAGCAAAGCAATTCTTGTCAAGAATAAAAAAGAGGCAATTGATTTGCTGAATGAATATGCGCCTGAGCATTTGATTGTTTCCTGCAAGGATGCTGATAAACTTGCAACGAAAGTAATTAATGCAGGCTCTGTTTTCATCGGCAATTATTCTCCTGAAAGCGCAGGTGATTATGCATCGGGGACAAACCACACTTTGCCAACAAACAGTTATGCAAAATCTTATAGTGGGGTTTCATTAGACAGTTTTGTGAAGAAAATTACTTTTCAGAAATTATCGAAAGAGGGATTGAAAAAAATCGGCAAGGCAGTTGAGCTAATGGCAGATGCAGAAGGATTAAATGCTCACAAAAATGCTGTAACAATAAGATTGAATAAAAATGTTTGA
- a CDS encoding ATP phosphoribosyltransferase, with amino-acid sequence MKLKIAIQKSGRLYEDSIKILRESGIELSNGLNKLRSEAYNFPLEVLFLRDDDIPQYVEDGVADAGIVGENIIYETNKKLKVVEKLGFGKCRLSIAVPKNAEYKSIKELRGKKIATSYPVILSKYLKKKKVEAKIETVSGSVEIAPSVGLADAICDLVSSGSTLFANGLKETEVVMKSEAVFVSGTKLDKEKSAILKKLLFRIKAVKKSRHNKYVLLNAPNEKLDAICKILPGMKSPTILPLAEKGWSSLHSVIDEEKFWEIIEQLKDNGAQGILVVPIEKMIV; translated from the coding sequence ATGAAACTAAAAATTGCAATTCAAAAATCAGGACGTCTTTACGAAGATTCAATTAAGATACTTCGTGAGTCAGGCATTGAGCTCAGTAACGGACTGAACAAACTCCGTTCAGAAGCATATAATTTTCCGCTGGAAGTTTTGTTTTTGCGCGATGACGATATTCCACAATACGTAGAAGACGGTGTTGCCGATGCGGGAATTGTAGGCGAAAATATTATTTACGAGACCAACAAAAAACTGAAAGTGGTGGAGAAACTCGGTTTTGGAAAATGCCGTTTGTCCATTGCTGTTCCGAAGAATGCGGAATACAAATCCATCAAAGAACTTCGTGGAAAAAAAATTGCAACGAGCTATCCTGTCATTCTTTCAAAATATCTGAAGAAGAAAAAAGTGGAGGCGAAGATTGAAACGGTGAGCGGTTCGGTGGAGATTGCGCCCAGCGTAGGATTGGCTGATGCGATTTGTGATTTGGTAAGTTCAGGAAGCACATTGTTTGCCAACGGTCTCAAAGAAACGGAAGTTGTGATGAAATCAGAAGCCGTTTTTGTTTCAGGAACAAAATTAGACAAAGAGAAATCTGCTATACTGAAAAAATTATTGTTCCGAATTAAAGCTGTGAAGAAATCCCGCCACAATAAATATGTTTTGCTCAATGCTCCAAATGAAAAGCTGGATGCTATCTGTAAAATCCTTCCGGGAATGAAAAGCCCTACCATATTACCTTTGGCAGAAAAAGGATGGAGTTCTTTGCATTCGGTAATTGATGAAGAAAAATTCTGGGAAATAATTGAGCAGTTAAAAGACAATGGAGCACAGGGAATTTTAGTTGTACCGATTGAGAAAATGATAGTGTGA
- a CDS encoding ABC-F family ATP-binding cassette domain-containing protein: MVSVNDITVHFGGRTLFEDISFLINKQDRIGLAGRNGAGKSTLLKIIAGEQGCDSGEVTKPNNFTIGYLPQDMSPNLGKTVFDETASAFSEVQALEKKIVHVNEQIATRTDYESDAYMQLIHDLHEYSERLNALGGYSLHADIETTLLGLGFERTDFNRMMDEFSGGWRMRVEIAKLLLMKPDLLLLDEPTNHLDIESIQWLEDFLKNYFGAVVMVSHDKAFLDNITKRTIEITMGRIYDYKANYSKYVMLRKERKESQISAAKNQQKYIDKTKVLINKFRAKKDKAAFAQSLIKKLDKLEIVEVDEDDMSSIKFKFPPAPRSSRMVVVAEDVKKQYGEKVIFSHVNFRIERKDRIAFVGRNGEGKTTMSRLIVGEEKFDGMLKVGESVEVGYYAQNQAEILNGDKTVFETIDESAKGDSRKNLRAILGSFLFSGDDVQKKVHVLSGGEKGRLAMCKLLLQPHSLLVLDEPTNHLDMRSKDVLKQALMQYDGTLILVSHDRDFLQGLTNRVFEFRGGNVKQHFGDVNEYLRDRKVGSFRQIEQEVKSDKSKIKSEEEEPKQDNWEKKQKEKVLKELQSQISKHERRIEKLEAEIKVIDEKLMHPEAYAEIVNNKETFANYEKLKKQLEEEMKKWEELQGRLVL, from the coding sequence ATGGTATCGGTAAACGACATAACGGTTCATTTTGGCGGACGCACGCTGTTTGAGGATATTTCTTTTCTCATCAACAAGCAGGACCGTATTGGTCTGGCGGGAAGGAACGGTGCAGGAAAATCCACGCTGCTGAAAATCATTGCGGGCGAACAAGGATGCGACAGCGGAGAAGTGACCAAGCCGAATAATTTTACCATCGGATATCTTCCGCAGGATATGTCGCCCAACCTCGGCAAAACTGTGTTTGATGAAACGGCTTCGGCTTTTTCTGAAGTGCAGGCGCTGGAGAAAAAAATTGTGCATGTGAACGAGCAGATTGCCACGCGCACCGACTATGAATCGGATGCCTACATGCAGCTGATTCATGATCTGCATGAGTATAGCGAGCGGTTAAATGCGCTTGGAGGATATTCTCTTCACGCGGATATTGAAACCACGCTGCTCGGGTTGGGATTTGAGCGCACGGATTTCAACCGCATGATGGATGAGTTCAGCGGTGGATGGAGAATGAGGGTGGAGATTGCGAAACTTCTGCTGATGAAACCCGATCTGCTTTTGCTGGACGAACCTACGAATCACCTCGACATTGAATCTATTCAGTGGCTTGAAGATTTTCTGAAAAATTATTTTGGCGCAGTGGTGATGGTGTCGCACGACAAAGCGTTTTTAGATAATATCACCAAGCGCACGATTGAAATCACGATGGGAAGGATTTATGATTACAAAGCGAATTATTCCAAATATGTGATGCTGAGAAAAGAGAGAAAGGAGTCGCAGATTTCCGCTGCGAAGAACCAGCAGAAGTACATTGACAAAACCAAAGTGCTTATTAATAAATTCCGCGCGAAGAAAGACAAAGCGGCATTCGCACAGTCGCTGATAAAAAAACTTGACAAACTGGAAATTGTGGAAGTGGATGAAGATGATATGTCAAGTATCAAATTTAAATTTCCTCCGGCACCGCGTTCCAGCCGAATGGTGGTTGTGGCAGAAGATGTGAAGAAACAATACGGAGAAAAAGTTATTTTCTCTCATGTGAATTTCAGGATAGAGCGGAAAGACCGGATAGCATTTGTGGGCAGAAACGGGGAAGGCAAAACCACGATGAGCCGTTTAATAGTGGGAGAAGAAAAATTTGACGGCATGCTGAAAGTAGGCGAGTCGGTTGAGGTTGGTTATTACGCGCAGAACCAGGCGGAAATTCTGAACGGAGATAAAACAGTTTTTGAAACCATTGATGAATCGGCAAAAGGCGACAGCCGGAAAAACTTACGCGCCATTCTCGGCTCGTTTCTTTTCAGCGGAGATGATGTGCAGAAAAAAGTGCATGTGCTGAGCGGTGGAGAGAAAGGAAGATTGGCGATGTGCAAACTTTTACTGCAACCGCATTCTTTATTAGTACTGGATGAGCCGACAAACCATCTGGACATGCGTTCCAAGGATGTGCTCAAGCAGGCGCTGATGCAGTATGACGGAACATTGATTCTCGTTTCGCACGACCGGGATTTTCTGCAGGGGCTCACCAACCGTGTGTTTGAATTCCGCGGAGGAAATGTGAAACAACATTTCGGAGATGTGAATGAATATCTGCGTGACAGGAAAGTAGGTTCGTTCAGGCAGATAGAACAAGAAGTCAAAAGTGATAAGTCAAAAATCAAAAGCGAGGAAGAGGAGCCAAAGCAAGACAACTGGGAAAAGAAACAAAAGGAAAAAGTTCTCAAGGAACTTCAAAGCCAGATTTCAAAACATGAGCGAAGAATTGAAAAACTGGAAGCAGAAATAAAAGTGATTGATGAAAAGCTGATGCACCCCGAAGCGTACGCTGAAATTGTAAATAACAAGGAAACTTTTGCCAACTACGAGAAACTGAAAAAACAACTGGAAGAGGAAATGAAGAAGTGGGAGGAGTTGCAGGGGAGACTTGTACTTTAA
- a CDS encoding TonB-dependent receptor, with the protein MKTPDIPFCQYFTASTLMRLKNIYYLFTFLLLTSHFPARLLLTILLAGGSLLTSLHAQSYGILKGVVSDVSDKEPIIGAIIFSSGDKSHGVASDINGNYELHLNPGKHTVICSIIGMRSDTMVVISDSLKAAEHNFILESASTQLETMVVSAGKYERKLEEITVSMEVIKSNLIENKNSTNVKGVLEQAPGLNILDGEPQIRGGSGFNFGIGSRVAILIDGLPAMAGDGGRPEWNFIPLENVEQIEIIKGASSVTYGSSALSGSINIRTAYPKEDPVVKVSAYSGIYDAPSIDSAKWWKGSATFYGTSFLYAEKIEQTDLVIGGMDIYDHGFIGPPGYRSWSSDTTIRDSEVGEKTRRMNCNFRYRPKKIPRLNFGVNGNLMKSQNNLSLIWDNDTSGLYRAFPNTMTLQNQTIYYVEPFLNYYTEGGFKYGLRTRYFSTKNVMPDQTIETDVTYTEYQFIKQIKSLGDLNITGGIIRNQTNSKSGLAYKGILPKNHLENYGIYTQLDKKLWDFLNVSAGFRSESFKMNDEKSVWKPIFRSGLNLKLAEATFLRYSYGQGYRFPTITEKYIRSDIGGIAIYPNPILKPETSWNTEIGLKQGFKINNFVGYIDAAAFWQEYKNTIEFTFGTWGTHLEWGDTIDDNGFIYLNTGATRVRGAELSLAGEGKMAKDFKLSILAGYTYVLPQAVNPGEVFATDSNHLKPQLLSYDSSSTDSKNSVLKYRFQHIAKIDMQLGYKAFFIGGSCRYYSFVQNIDRVFYLFEPQMHSGIEKYRKANDNGTVVVDARIGMDITKKFKAAFIVNNALNKSYSLRPLKIESPRTFALRLSFDF; encoded by the coding sequence TTGAAAACGCCTGACATTCCGTTCTGCCAATATTTCACGGCTTCCACACTTATGAGATTGAAAAATATATATTATTTATTCACCTTTTTACTTCTCACTTCTCACTTCCCTGCCCGACTTCTCTTGACAATATTGTTGGCAGGCGGGTCACTTCTCACCTCCCTTCACGCTCAGAGTTACGGAATTCTAAAAGGAGTTGTATCAGATGTTTCAGATAAAGAACCGATAATTGGTGCAATTATTTTTTCTTCGGGAGATAAATCACACGGAGTTGCCAGCGATATTAATGGAAATTATGAACTACATTTAAATCCTGGCAAGCATACAGTTATCTGTTCAATCATCGGGATGAGATCAGATACCATGGTTGTTATCAGCGATTCATTGAAAGCGGCAGAACATAATTTTATTTTAGAATCTGCCTCCACACAACTGGAAACCATGGTTGTTTCTGCCGGAAAATATGAGAGAAAACTGGAAGAGATAACAGTTTCAATGGAAGTAATAAAATCAAATCTGATTGAAAATAAAAATTCAACCAATGTCAAAGGAGTATTAGAGCAGGCGCCCGGTTTAAATATTTTAGATGGCGAACCGCAGATTCGTGGCGGCAGCGGATTTAATTTTGGTATCGGAAGCCGTGTAGCTATTTTGATTGACGGATTGCCTGCCATGGCGGGAGATGGAGGCCGCCCTGAATGGAATTTTATTCCGCTTGAAAATGTGGAGCAAATAGAAATCATCAAAGGAGCATCTTCCGTAACCTATGGCTCTTCGGCATTAAGCGGAAGTATAAATATCCGCACGGCTTATCCCAAAGAAGACCCGGTAGTTAAAGTATCTGCCTATTCCGGCATCTATGATGCTCCTTCCATTGACAGCGCTAAATGGTGGAAAGGCTCTGCCACTTTTTATGGAACAAGTTTTTTGTATGCCGAAAAAATTGAGCAAACCGACCTGGTTATTGGCGGTATGGATATTTATGACCACGGTTTTATCGGTCCCCCTGGTTATCGTTCATGGTCCAGTGATACCACTATCAGAGATAGTGAAGTGGGAGAAAAAACAAGGCGGATGAATTGTAATTTTCGTTACCGCCCCAAAAAAATTCCCCGATTGAATTTTGGTGTCAATGGTAATTTAATGAAATCACAAAATAATTTGTCTTTGATTTGGGATAACGATACTTCCGGGCTTTACAGAGCATTTCCGAATACAATGACATTGCAGAATCAAACCATTTATTATGTGGAGCCATTTCTTAATTATTATACAGAGGGAGGATTCAAATACGGTTTGCGCACCCGTTATTTTTCTACCAAGAATGTAATGCCCGACCAAACCATAGAAACGGATGTAACGTATACTGAATATCAATTTATAAAACAAATAAAATCTCTTGGCGATTTAAACATCACCGGTGGAATAATCAGAAACCAAACAAATTCTAAATCAGGATTAGCTTACAAAGGAATATTACCGAAGAACCATCTTGAAAACTATGGGATTTATACACAGTTAGATAAAAAACTGTGGGATTTCTTAAATGTATCAGCCGGTTTCAGAAGCGAATCTTTTAAAATGAATGACGAAAAATCAGTTTGGAAACCTATTTTCCGTTCGGGATTAAATTTAAAATTAGCAGAAGCAACCTTTTTGCGCTATTCCTACGGACAAGGGTATCGTTTCCCTACGATTACCGAAAAATATATTCGTTCAGACATCGGAGGAATAGCTATTTACCCTAATCCCATATTAAAACCCGAAACAAGCTGGAATACAGAAATTGGTTTGAAGCAGGGATTTAAAATAAATAATTTTGTCGGATATATTGACGCAGCGGCATTCTGGCAGGAATATAAAAACACCATTGAATTTACTTTCGGCACATGGGGCACCCATCTGGAGTGGGGCGACACTATTGATGACAACGGATTTATATATCTGAATACAGGCGCTACCCGTGTGCGCGGGGCAGAACTATCCCTTGCCGGTGAAGGAAAGATGGCAAAAGATTTTAAGCTCAGTATTTTGGCTGGTTATACCTATGTGCTTCCTCAAGCCGTTAATCCAGGCGAAGTGTTTGCCACCGATAGTAATCATCTTAAGCCGCAACTCTTGTCGTATGATTCCAGCAGCACCGATTCTAAAAATAGTGTTTTGAAATACCGTTTTCAGCACATTGCAAAAATAGATATGCAATTAGGTTATAAAGCATTTTTTATCGGAGGCAGTTGCCGTTACTATAGTTTTGTGCAAAATATTGATAGAGTATTTTACCTGTTTGAACCGCAAATGCACAGCGGAATTGAAAAATACAGAAAGGCAAATGATAACGGCACGGTGGTAGTGGATGCCCGCATCGGAATGGATATAACCAAAAAATTTAAAGCGGCATTTATAGTTAATAATGCACTTAATAAAAGCTATTCATTGCGCCCTCTTAAAATAGAATCTCCGCGCACATTCGCCTTGCGCCTTTCTTTTGACTTTTAA
- a CDS encoding T9SS type A sorting domain-containing protein, which translates to MKKIFTLISIFSVSITGLWAQATPNPGFEAWTTQGFPSYEQPDNWNTANAQTNILGTFTCIKASGVDKHSGTYAIKLITKQIGAPFNVLVPGFATTGTLPASITGALTGGIPYTLRPDSITGWYKYTPQGGENGYIQFLLFGSAANNADTIARGGFATPTTTVGAYTWFSAPLVYTASTNPVANSMWLLSSSNNDGLVASIGSTLFVDDLALVINPSTAVAEQEQFELTIGPNPAVDHFVIKNELNSKALFMLYDVTGRKVAEENIGKATHVVNVNTLPDGLYFYSVSDESNTVIKSGKLIIQK; encoded by the coding sequence ATGAAAAAAATCTTTACCCTCATTTCAATCTTTTCAGTTTCTATCACAGGTCTTTGGGCTCAGGCAACGCCCAATCCGGGATTTGAAGCATGGACAACCCAAGGTTTTCCCAGTTATGAGCAGCCTGATAATTGGAATACGGCAAATGCGCAGACCAACATACTTGGAACTTTCACTTGCATTAAAGCAAGCGGTGTGGACAAGCATAGTGGAACCTATGCCATAAAATTGATTACTAAACAAATTGGCGCACCTTTTAATGTATTAGTTCCCGGCTTTGCTACTACAGGTACGCTTCCTGCTTCAATCACCGGTGCGCTTACAGGTGGCATTCCTTATACGTTAAGACCTGACAGCATTACCGGATGGTACAAATACACTCCTCAGGGCGGAGAAAATGGGTATATACAATTTCTTTTATTTGGATCAGCAGCCAACAATGCAGACACTATTGCAAGAGGCGGCTTTGCTACGCCTACTACTACTGTGGGTGCTTACACATGGTTTTCCGCTCCATTGGTTTACACTGCCTCCACAAATCCGGTTGCTAATTCCATGTGGCTGTTATCTTCAAGTAATAATGATGGACTTGTTGCGAGTATCGGAAGCACTCTTTTTGTTGATGATTTAGCATTGGTTATTAATCCTTCAACGGCTGTAGCCGAACAAGAACAGTTTGAGTTAACAATAGGACCTAATCCTGCAGTTGACCATTTTGTAATCAAAAACGAATTGAACTCAAAGGCGCTTTTTATGTTGTATGATGTAACCGGAAGAAAAGTTGCAGAAGAAAACATAGGAAAGGCAACGCATGTGGTGAATGTAAATACTCTTCCTGACGGGCTGTATTTTTATTCTGTATCGGATGAAAGCAATACAGTAATTAAATCCGGCAAACTTATTATTCAAAAATAA
- the rsmG gene encoding 16S rRNA (guanine(527)-N(7))-methyltransferase RsmG, with protein MNNPQIIHSYFPNLSEKQKEQFAKLGGLYADWNSKINVISRKDIDNFYERHVLHSLGIAKVISFKPKTKILDAGTGGGFPGIPLAILFPECEFHLVDSIGKKIKVVNAVTESLELKNVKGIWSRVEELKEKYHFVVSRAVAELSEFQKWVKGKCLSESFNELKNGILYLKGGEIEEEKKRIKVEVKEFNLKNYFSEEFFETKKAVYISANLIP; from the coding sequence ATGAATAATCCGCAAATAATTCATAGCTATTTTCCGAATCTTTCTGAGAAGCAAAAAGAACAGTTTGCAAAACTTGGAGGATTGTATGCAGATTGGAATTCAAAAATTAATGTCATCTCCCGAAAAGATATTGATAATTTTTACGAGCGGCATGTGCTTCATTCGCTGGGTATAGCCAAAGTAATTTCATTCAAACCTAAAACAAAAATTTTAGATGCCGGAACCGGAGGTGGTTTTCCGGGAATTCCGCTGGCAATATTATTTCCCGAATGCGAATTTCACCTGGTTGATTCTATAGGCAAAAAAATAAAAGTGGTGAATGCTGTTACAGAAAGTTTAGAATTAAAAAACGTAAAAGGAATCTGGAGCCGGGTGGAAGAACTGAAAGAGAAATATCATTTTGTTGTGAGCCGTGCCGTGGCTGAACTTTCTGAATTTCAGAAATGGGTGAAAGGCAAATGCCTTTCAGAGAGTTTCAATGAATTGAAGAATGGAATTCTGTATTTAAAAGGAGGAGAAATTGAAGAGGAAAAGAAAAGGATTAAGGTTGAGGTTAAGGAATTTAATTTGAAAAATTATTTTTCCGAAGAATTTTTTGAAACTAAAAAAGCAGTTTACATCTCAGCGAATCTTATTCCTTGA